A stretch of Solenopsis invicta isolate M01_SB chromosome 9, UNIL_Sinv_3.0, whole genome shotgun sequence DNA encodes these proteins:
- the LOC105198888 gene encoding peptidyl-prolyl cis-trans isomerase FKBP8 isoform X1 translates to MTITLHTSKMDESKTTEKELQADGPHKISKSDNNSEDSAMSPQQSSPEKDPEHNDDDGWLDILGNGQLKKKVIQKGKENVKPHKGDICTIKMSGVLDDNTVVEDYDNLTIQIGDLEVVQGLDLTIILMELDEITQILVHPRFAYGSQGKESIPPNANITYTVELKMIEDEPEMETLSIEQRKKIGNRKRERGNWWFIRKDLSFAIQCYRRALQYLQLDNNTNWNSNEETHPVTDKELQALLDDSIKVYNNLAAALIETESYHQALEYVDLVLKYQPTNTKALFRKGKILKIKGEYAKAYMAFVEANKLEPDIKSIRAELISLKGKISKENKKEKYLYARMLGVNKDTDKLSNNTNIEDKRKIAKGILWTLLGASAAVIGGILVHRFVS, encoded by the exons aTGGATGAAAGTAAGACAACAGAGAAAGAACTTCAGGCTGATGGTCCTCACAAGATATCTAAATCCGATAACAACTCCGAGGATTCTGCAATGAGTCCTCAACAATCCTCTCCAGAGAAGGATCCTGAACATAATGATGATGATGGATGGTTAGATATTCTTGGCAACGGTCAGttgaagaaaaaagttatacagAAGGGTAAAGAAAATGTTAAGCCACACAAAGGCGATATATGTACGATAAAAATGTCGGGTGTGCTCGATGATAATACAGTTGTAGAAGACtacgataatttaacaatacagATAGGAGATCTGGAAGTAGTACAg GGATTAGACCTAACTATTATATTGATGGAATTGGACGAAATTACTCAAATTCTAGTTCATCCCAGATTTGCTTATGGCTCACAGGGAAAAGAATCTATACCACCTAACGCCAATATTACATACACAGTTGAATTGAAAATGATAGAAGATGAACCTGAGATGGAAACTTTAAGTATTGAGCAAAGGAAAAAAATTGG CAATAGGAAACGCGAGCGTGGAAATTGGTGGTTTATTCGCAAAGACCTCAGTTTTGCGATACAGTGTTATCGAAGAGCATTACAATATCTACAGCtagataataatacaaattggAATAGCAACGAAGAAACGCATCCGGTTACTGATAAAGAACTACAGGCTTTGTTGGATGATAGTATAAAGGTGTACAACAATTTGGCAGCTGCATTAATTGAAACCGAATCCTACCATCAAGCTTTAGAATATGTAGATCTAGTTCTGAAGTATCAACCAACAAATACGAAAGCCTTATTTAGAAAAg gaaaaatattaaaaatcaaaggAGAATATGCAAAGGCTTATATGGCGTTCGTTGAAGCAAATAAGTTGGAACCAGACATAAAATCGATACGAGCAGAATTGATAAgtttaaaaggaaaaatttcaaaagaaaataagaaggaaaaatatttatatgctaGAATGCTAGGTGTGAATAAAGATACTGATAAACTATCAAACAACACAAACATAGAAGATAAAAGGAAAATTGCTAAAGGAATTCTATGGACTCTGCTTGGAGCGTCTGCTGCTGTCATCGGCGGTATACTCGTACACAGATTTGTTTCGTGA
- the LOC105198888 gene encoding peptidyl-prolyl cis-trans isomerase FKBP8 isoform X2 — protein MDESKTTEKELQADGPHKISKSDNNSEDSAMSPQQSSPEKDPEHNDDDGWLDILGNGQLKKKVIQKGKENVKPHKGDICTIKMSGVLDDNTVVEDYDNLTIQIGDLEVVQGLDLTIILMELDEITQILVHPRFAYGSQGKESIPPNANITYTVELKMIEDEPEMETLSIEQRKKIGNRKRERGNWWFIRKDLSFAIQCYRRALQYLQLDNNTNWNSNEETHPVTDKELQALLDDSIKVYNNLAAALIETESYHQALEYVDLVLKYQPTNTKALFRKGKILKIKGEYAKAYMAFVEANKLEPDIKSIRAELISLKGKISKENKKEKYLYARMLGVNKDTDKLSNNTNIEDKRKIAKGILWTLLGASAAVIGGILVHRFVS, from the exons aTGGATGAAAGTAAGACAACAGAGAAAGAACTTCAGGCTGATGGTCCTCACAAGATATCTAAATCCGATAACAACTCCGAGGATTCTGCAATGAGTCCTCAACAATCCTCTCCAGAGAAGGATCCTGAACATAATGATGATGATGGATGGTTAGATATTCTTGGCAACGGTCAGttgaagaaaaaagttatacagAAGGGTAAAGAAAATGTTAAGCCACACAAAGGCGATATATGTACGATAAAAATGTCGGGTGTGCTCGATGATAATACAGTTGTAGAAGACtacgataatttaacaatacagATAGGAGATCTGGAAGTAGTACAg GGATTAGACCTAACTATTATATTGATGGAATTGGACGAAATTACTCAAATTCTAGTTCATCCCAGATTTGCTTATGGCTCACAGGGAAAAGAATCTATACCACCTAACGCCAATATTACATACACAGTTGAATTGAAAATGATAGAAGATGAACCTGAGATGGAAACTTTAAGTATTGAGCAAAGGAAAAAAATTGG CAATAGGAAACGCGAGCGTGGAAATTGGTGGTTTATTCGCAAAGACCTCAGTTTTGCGATACAGTGTTATCGAAGAGCATTACAATATCTACAGCtagataataatacaaattggAATAGCAACGAAGAAACGCATCCGGTTACTGATAAAGAACTACAGGCTTTGTTGGATGATAGTATAAAGGTGTACAACAATTTGGCAGCTGCATTAATTGAAACCGAATCCTACCATCAAGCTTTAGAATATGTAGATCTAGTTCTGAAGTATCAACCAACAAATACGAAAGCCTTATTTAGAAAAg gaaaaatattaaaaatcaaaggAGAATATGCAAAGGCTTATATGGCGTTCGTTGAAGCAAATAAGTTGGAACCAGACATAAAATCGATACGAGCAGAATTGATAAgtttaaaaggaaaaatttcaaaagaaaataagaaggaaaaatatttatatgctaGAATGCTAGGTGTGAATAAAGATACTGATAAACTATCAAACAACACAAACATAGAAGATAAAAGGAAAATTGCTAAAGGAATTCTATGGACTCTGCTTGGAGCGTCTGCTGCTGTCATCGGCGGTATACTCGTACACAGATTTGTTTCGTGA
- the LOC105198887 gene encoding zinc finger protein 107, with the protein MMTLRLFDNQNYSILDTMPNMHKKNGEIGSYNYLRDCIGSLENKNSEVVLTATSTSSQGTDLQGHSLDVNLNSIDLNLMKFDSLLLHNAEESAKSKEEKTRKDRPTDINISHSNQYFNATNLSFSNFTNDSSKGSDEVTTTVNNNESCVFNKDQCLERKKIESYNCPTKPDTENNINTVSHINQDNSCINQNVTSKLKREIKIDNLELLDDEQIQKCEQCLMTFRYKRHLDRHLEGHQKNNCPHCNEKFARRKHLDVHLFRAHGERVVRHSHLCDVCPKSFPKRALLNCHRAKHSYQNGKVCSDCGDMINMDTDEKEHKEKHCKKRQFKCQRCWQTFSIEQTYLSHIQNHDNYKCPSCEITFASKKKAHEHFRAVHVSKLSEQKSTNSSYFCADCRHTFIKKDDYFRHLESALHLNKVNRDIPIKAIFSCAICSKKLITQRALDQHVRRIHKGAKRFACNMYGCTFQCARRTDLDRHKQLHIEERNIVCEHCGKMFTSVGILKDHVLYIHSKERQFICEECGKAFKRNSLLKRHKLSHEQHRPFACTQCSTAFKRSHHLTRHMETCHKITLEKKKKVVKLMKTKDGNLVPVPDKPNRLETNRSKIGRRRESITKNKERDYSITNVEKQTVNVNSQLQTQPLLNPEETSECPNLSLELTNLSVVDSIPQVLSLVDVNTGQVLTVEITNNSELLPASELDQFGTNCNEILNLPDYQDIEFQSSLLNTDQMYYDNTSYSEISLENIESSFPLVSNNNKMETIESYLTHEFPAFLNI; encoded by the exons ATGATGACGCTACGTTTGTTTGACAATCAG AATTATTCAATTCTGGATACCATGCCAAATATGCACAAAAAAAATGGCGAGATAGGAAGCTACAATTATCTGAGAGACTGTATCGGCAGTCTTGAGAATAAAAACTCTGAAGTTGTTTTAACGGCCACATCCACAAGTTCCCAAGGCACTGATTTGCAAGGGCACAGCTTGGATGTTAATTTGAATAGCATTGATCtcaatttgatgaaatttgatAGTTTATTGCTGCATAATGCCGAGGAGTCTGCAAAGAGCAAAGAggaaaaaacaagaaaagacAGACCAacagatattaatatttcacattcaaatcaatattttaacgcTACAAATCTGAGCTTTTCGAATTTTACAAATGATTCAAGCAAAGGATCAGATGAGGTAACGACAActgttaataataatgaatctTGTGTATTCAATAAAGATCAATGcttagaaagaaagaaaatagaaagcTACAATTGTCCTACCAAACCTgatacagaaaataatataaatacagtTTCTCATATTAATCAAGACAACAGTTGTATAAATCAAAATGTCACATCCAAGTtgaaacgtgaaataaaaattgataatctgGAGTTATTGGACGACGAACAGATTCAGAAATGCGAGCAATGCCTAATGACGTTCAGATATAAAAGACACTTGGATCGTCATTTGGAGGGTCATCAGAAAAATAATTGTCCTCATTGTAATGAAAAATTCGCCAGGCGAAAGCATCTGGACGTTCATCTGTTTCGCGCACATGGAGAACGGGTGGTTAGACATTCGCATTTATGCGACGTGTGTCCAAAAAGTTTTCCTAAACGTGCCCTACTAAACTGTCATAGAGCAAAACACAGTTATCAAAACGGTAAAGTGTGTTCGGATTGTGGAGATATGATAAATATGGATACGGACGAGAAGGAGCACAAGGAGAAGCACTGTAAGAAGAGGCAATTCAAGTGCCAGCGATGTTGGCAAACGTTCAGTATCGAGCAAACGTATCTATCTCACATTCAGAATCACGATAACTATAAATGCCCAAGCTGTGAAATTACTTTTGCGTCGAAGAAGAAGGCGCATGAACACTTTAGGGCGGTTCATGTATCAAAATTAAGCGAGCAAAAATCGACAAAca gTTCATATTTTTGTGCCGATTGCAGAcacacatttataaaaaaagacgaTTATTTTCGACATTTGGAATCCGCGTTACATCTTAATAAAGTCAATAGAGATATACctataaaagcaatattttctTGTGCGATCTGTTCGAAAAAGTTAATTACGCAAAGAGCCCTGGATCAACATGTTAGACGCATTCACAAGGGCGCAAAGCGATTTGCTTGCAATATGTATGGGTGTACGTTTCAGTGTGCCAGAAGGACTGATCTGGATAGGCACAAACAGTTGCACATAGAAGAGCGAAATATCGTTTGTGAACATTGTGGCAAAATGTTTACTAGCGTCGGCATATTAAAGGATCATGTACTTTACATTCACAGTAAGGAGCGACAATTTATCTGCGAGGAATGTGGCAAGGCATTTAAGAGAAACAGCTTATTGAAAAGACATAAGTTGTCACATGAGCAGCATCGGCCATTTGCTTGTACACAATGTAGCACTGCGTTCAAACGTTCACATCATCTTACTCGTCACATGGAAACCTGTCACAAAATTACactggaaaaaaagaaaaag gtGGTAAAGCTCATGAAAACAAAAGACGGAAATCTTGTGCCAGTGCCAGATAAACCAAATAGACTGGAAACTAATAGATCCAAAATTGGAAGAAGACGCGAATCAATTACAAAGAATAAAGAGAGAGACTATTCAATTACAAATGTAGAAAAACAAACTGTAAATGTTAATTCACAACTGCAAACACAACCATTGTTAAATCCGGAGGAAACTTCTGAATGTCCAAACTTGTCATTGGAACTTACAAATTTATCTGTTGTCGATTCTATTCCACAAGTTCTTTCATTAGTAGATGTAAACACGGGACAAGTACTTACTGTAGAAATCACCAACAACTCAGAATTGTTACCTGCTAGTGAACTTGATCAATTTGGAACaaattgtaatgaaatattgaatttaCCAGATTATCAAGATATAGAATTTCAAAGTAGTCTTCTGAATACTGATCAAATGTATTATGACAATACAAGTTATTCGGAGATATCGCTGGAAAATATTGAAAGCTCGTTTCCACttgtaagtaataataataagatgGAAACGATAGAAAGCTATTTAACTCATGAATTTCCAGCATTTCTTAATATTTGA